One window of the Takifugu rubripes chromosome 13, fTakRub1.2, whole genome shotgun sequence genome contains the following:
- the znf821 gene encoding zinc finger protein 821 isoform X3, translating into MGPFHTSGIPGLQHTINMDGRDEFTEDSECCSNNSQEVQEQDSVSEDSDSDLDNHGEDSSSNTSADDHMTTKRSECCRQGAGVKEECEDGTDHGNNFVCPLCTLDFSSPEKLISHVYQHTTMMTNTKSYMCPVCGRALSSPGSLGRHLLIHSEDRLSNCAVCGARFTDTSNFSREKLKDVLDTARMDVSGGRDPCSLSSSPITSPGSGSCRESGPSRSSCQGPCHCEAPELNPSLCQTHRSCQGPGHMSSQCHGPGPGPCAGSDQGPTFQSLPDSLLSGGPSLASIPDSLNSSSSSLPPIPDILSPMPVYPAGVLLVCNSCMAYQQLVEGQSPMRKWALRRKNEPIEARLQRLERERTAKKNKRACETDEERELRRLRDREAKRMQRMQESEEQRARRLQRDREAMRVKRANETPEKRQARLIREREAKRIKRRLEKIDPALRTQIEHDPAAMAALTADMSLFQFPCPMPVPSMDNGLFMKLP; encoded by the exons ATGG ggCCATTCCACACTTCAGGCATCCCAGGACTTCAGCACACTATTAACATGGACGGCAGGGATGAGTTCACAGAAGACAGTGAATGCTGCAGCAACAACTCGCAGGAAGTCCAAGAGCAGGACAGCGTCTCAG AAGACAGCGATAGTGACCTCGACAACCACGGCGAAGACTCGTCCTCCAACACGTCCGCTGACGACCACATGACCACCAAGAGATCAGAGTGCTGCCGACAAGGAGCAGGAGTtaaagag GAGTGCGAGGACGGGACCGACCACGGCAACAACTTTGTGTGTCCTCTCTGCACGCTGGACTTCAGCAGCCCCGAGAAGCTCATCTCACATGTCTACCAG CACACCACCATGATGACCAACACCAAGAGCTACATGTGCCCAGTGTGTGGGCGAGCCCTGAGTTCACCCGGCTCGCTGGGACGCCACCTCCTCATCCACTCCGAGGACCGTCTGTCCAACTGTGCGGTCTGTGGCGCCCGCTTCACGGACACCAGCAACTTCAGCAG AGAGAAACTGAAAGACGTCCTGGACACGGCCAGGATGGACGTCTCTGGCGGTCGGGACCCATGTTCCCTGTCCAGCAGCCCCATCACCAGTCCAGGTTCCGGTTCCTGCCGCGAGTCGGGCCCCAGCCGCAGTTCCTGTCAGGGTCCTTGCCACTGTGAAGCACCCGAGCTCAATCCCAGCCTGTGTCAAACCCATCGTAGCTGCCAGGGACCAGGTCACATGTCCAGCCAGTGTCAcggcccaggaccaggaccttGTGCCGGTTCTGACCAAGGACCCACCTTTCAATCTTTGCCCGACAGTCTGCTCTCCGGAGGGCCTTCTCTCGCGTCCATCCCAGATTCCCTTAACTCCTCTTCCTCGAGCCTTCCTCCCATCCCGGACATCCTGAGCCCGATGCCCGTGTACCCCGCCGGCGTGCTGCTGGTGTGCAACAGCTGCATGGCCTaccagcagctggtggagggcCAGTCCCCCATGAGGAAGTGGGCTCTGCGGAGGAAGAACGAACCCATCGAAGCCCGCCTGCAGCGCCTGGAGAGGGAGCGCACGGCCAAGAAGAACAAACGGGCGTGCGAGACGGACGAGGAGCGGGAGCTGAGGCGGCTGAGGGACCGCGAGGCCAAGCGCATGCAGCGCATGcaggagagcgaggagcagcGGGCGCGCAGGCTGCAGAGGGACAGGGAGGCCATGCGCGTCAAGAGGGCCAACGAGACGCCGGAGAAGAGGCAGGCCCGGCTGATCCGGGAGAGGGAGGCCAAGAGGATCAAGCGGCGCCTGGAGAAGATCGACCCGGCCCTGCGGACGCAGATCGAGCACGACCCGGCCGCCATGGCTGCCCTCACGGCGGATATGAGCCTCTTCCAGTTCCCCTGCCCCATGCCCGTCCCCTCCATGGACAACGGTCTGTTCATGAAGCTGCCCTGA
- the znf821 gene encoding zinc finger protein 821 isoform X2, translating to MSRRKQTNPFKVGWPFHTSGIPGLQHTINMDGRDEFTEDSECCSNNSQEVQEQDSVSDSDSDLDNHGEDSSSNTSADDHMTTKRSECCRQGAGVKEECEDGTDHGNNFVCPLCTLDFSSPEKLISHVYQHTTMMTNTKSYMCPVCGRALSSPGSLGRHLLIHSEDRLSNCAVCGARFTDTSNFSREKLKDVLDTARMDVSGGRDPCSLSSSPITSPGSGSCRESGPSRSSCQGPCHCEAPELNPSLCQTHRSCQGPGHMSSQCHGPGPGPCAGSDQGPTFQSLPDSLLSGGPSLASIPDSLNSSSSSLPPIPDILSPMPVYPAGVLLVCNSCMAYQQLVEGQSPMRKWALRRKNEPIEARLQRLERERTAKKNKRACETDEERELRRLRDREAKRMQRMQESEEQRARRLQRDREAMRVKRANETPEKRQARLIREREAKRIKRRLEKIDPALRTQIEHDPAAMAALTADMSLFQFPCPMPVPSMDNGLFMKLP from the exons ATGTCCAGGCGAAAACAGACCAATCCCTTCAAAGTTGGCT ggCCATTCCACACTTCAGGCATCCCAGGACTTCAGCACACTATTAACATGGACGGCAGGGATGAGTTCACAGAAGACAGTGAATGCTGCAGCAACAACTCGCAGGAAGTCCAAGAGCAGGACAGCGTCTCAG ACAGCGATAGTGACCTCGACAACCACGGCGAAGACTCGTCCTCCAACACGTCCGCTGACGACCACATGACCACCAAGAGATCAGAGTGCTGCCGACAAGGAGCAGGAGTtaaagag GAGTGCGAGGACGGGACCGACCACGGCAACAACTTTGTGTGTCCTCTCTGCACGCTGGACTTCAGCAGCCCCGAGAAGCTCATCTCACATGTCTACCAG CACACCACCATGATGACCAACACCAAGAGCTACATGTGCCCAGTGTGTGGGCGAGCCCTGAGTTCACCCGGCTCGCTGGGACGCCACCTCCTCATCCACTCCGAGGACCGTCTGTCCAACTGTGCGGTCTGTGGCGCCCGCTTCACGGACACCAGCAACTTCAGCAG AGAGAAACTGAAAGACGTCCTGGACACGGCCAGGATGGACGTCTCTGGCGGTCGGGACCCATGTTCCCTGTCCAGCAGCCCCATCACCAGTCCAGGTTCCGGTTCCTGCCGCGAGTCGGGCCCCAGCCGCAGTTCCTGTCAGGGTCCTTGCCACTGTGAAGCACCCGAGCTCAATCCCAGCCTGTGTCAAACCCATCGTAGCTGCCAGGGACCAGGTCACATGTCCAGCCAGTGTCAcggcccaggaccaggaccttGTGCCGGTTCTGACCAAGGACCCACCTTTCAATCTTTGCCCGACAGTCTGCTCTCCGGAGGGCCTTCTCTCGCGTCCATCCCAGATTCCCTTAACTCCTCTTCCTCGAGCCTTCCTCCCATCCCGGACATCCTGAGCCCGATGCCCGTGTACCCCGCCGGCGTGCTGCTGGTGTGCAACAGCTGCATGGCCTaccagcagctggtggagggcCAGTCCCCCATGAGGAAGTGGGCTCTGCGGAGGAAGAACGAACCCATCGAAGCCCGCCTGCAGCGCCTGGAGAGGGAGCGCACGGCCAAGAAGAACAAACGGGCGTGCGAGACGGACGAGGAGCGGGAGCTGAGGCGGCTGAGGGACCGCGAGGCCAAGCGCATGCAGCGCATGcaggagagcgaggagcagcGGGCGCGCAGGCTGCAGAGGGACAGGGAGGCCATGCGCGTCAAGAGGGCCAACGAGACGCCGGAGAAGAGGCAGGCCCGGCTGATCCGGGAGAGGGAGGCCAAGAGGATCAAGCGGCGCCTGGAGAAGATCGACCCGGCCCTGCGGACGCAGATCGAGCACGACCCGGCCGCCATGGCTGCCCTCACGGCGGATATGAGCCTCTTCCAGTTCCCCTGCCCCATGCCCGTCCCCTCCATGGACAACGGTCTGTTCATGAAGCTGCCCTGA
- the znf821 gene encoding zinc finger protein 821 isoform X1: MSRRKQTNPFKVGWPFHTSGIPGLQHTINMDGRDEFTEDSECCSNNSQEVQEQDSVSEDSDSDLDNHGEDSSSNTSADDHMTTKRSECCRQGAGVKEECEDGTDHGNNFVCPLCTLDFSSPEKLISHVYQHTTMMTNTKSYMCPVCGRALSSPGSLGRHLLIHSEDRLSNCAVCGARFTDTSNFSREKLKDVLDTARMDVSGGRDPCSLSSSPITSPGSGSCRESGPSRSSCQGPCHCEAPELNPSLCQTHRSCQGPGHMSSQCHGPGPGPCAGSDQGPTFQSLPDSLLSGGPSLASIPDSLNSSSSSLPPIPDILSPMPVYPAGVLLVCNSCMAYQQLVEGQSPMRKWALRRKNEPIEARLQRLERERTAKKNKRACETDEERELRRLRDREAKRMQRMQESEEQRARRLQRDREAMRVKRANETPEKRQARLIREREAKRIKRRLEKIDPALRTQIEHDPAAMAALTADMSLFQFPCPMPVPSMDNGLFMKLP, from the exons ATGTCCAGGCGAAAACAGACCAATCCCTTCAAAGTTGGCT ggCCATTCCACACTTCAGGCATCCCAGGACTTCAGCACACTATTAACATGGACGGCAGGGATGAGTTCACAGAAGACAGTGAATGCTGCAGCAACAACTCGCAGGAAGTCCAAGAGCAGGACAGCGTCTCAG AAGACAGCGATAGTGACCTCGACAACCACGGCGAAGACTCGTCCTCCAACACGTCCGCTGACGACCACATGACCACCAAGAGATCAGAGTGCTGCCGACAAGGAGCAGGAGTtaaagag GAGTGCGAGGACGGGACCGACCACGGCAACAACTTTGTGTGTCCTCTCTGCACGCTGGACTTCAGCAGCCCCGAGAAGCTCATCTCACATGTCTACCAG CACACCACCATGATGACCAACACCAAGAGCTACATGTGCCCAGTGTGTGGGCGAGCCCTGAGTTCACCCGGCTCGCTGGGACGCCACCTCCTCATCCACTCCGAGGACCGTCTGTCCAACTGTGCGGTCTGTGGCGCCCGCTTCACGGACACCAGCAACTTCAGCAG AGAGAAACTGAAAGACGTCCTGGACACGGCCAGGATGGACGTCTCTGGCGGTCGGGACCCATGTTCCCTGTCCAGCAGCCCCATCACCAGTCCAGGTTCCGGTTCCTGCCGCGAGTCGGGCCCCAGCCGCAGTTCCTGTCAGGGTCCTTGCCACTGTGAAGCACCCGAGCTCAATCCCAGCCTGTGTCAAACCCATCGTAGCTGCCAGGGACCAGGTCACATGTCCAGCCAGTGTCAcggcccaggaccaggaccttGTGCCGGTTCTGACCAAGGACCCACCTTTCAATCTTTGCCCGACAGTCTGCTCTCCGGAGGGCCTTCTCTCGCGTCCATCCCAGATTCCCTTAACTCCTCTTCCTCGAGCCTTCCTCCCATCCCGGACATCCTGAGCCCGATGCCCGTGTACCCCGCCGGCGTGCTGCTGGTGTGCAACAGCTGCATGGCCTaccagcagctggtggagggcCAGTCCCCCATGAGGAAGTGGGCTCTGCGGAGGAAGAACGAACCCATCGAAGCCCGCCTGCAGCGCCTGGAGAGGGAGCGCACGGCCAAGAAGAACAAACGGGCGTGCGAGACGGACGAGGAGCGGGAGCTGAGGCGGCTGAGGGACCGCGAGGCCAAGCGCATGCAGCGCATGcaggagagcgaggagcagcGGGCGCGCAGGCTGCAGAGGGACAGGGAGGCCATGCGCGTCAAGAGGGCCAACGAGACGCCGGAGAAGAGGCAGGCCCGGCTGATCCGGGAGAGGGAGGCCAAGAGGATCAAGCGGCGCCTGGAGAAGATCGACCCGGCCCTGCGGACGCAGATCGAGCACGACCCGGCCGCCATGGCTGCCCTCACGGCGGATATGAGCCTCTTCCAGTTCCCCTGCCCCATGCCCGTCCCCTCCATGGACAACGGTCTGTTCATGAAGCTGCCCTGA
- the znf821 gene encoding zinc finger protein 821 isoform X4: MLQQQLAGSPRAGQRLRAVFASIEDSDSDLDNHGEDSSSNTSADDHMTTKRSECCRQGAGVKEECEDGTDHGNNFVCPLCTLDFSSPEKLISHVYQHTTMMTNTKSYMCPVCGRALSSPGSLGRHLLIHSEDRLSNCAVCGARFTDTSNFSREKLKDVLDTARMDVSGGRDPCSLSSSPITSPGSGSCRESGPSRSSCQGPCHCEAPELNPSLCQTHRSCQGPGHMSSQCHGPGPGPCAGSDQGPTFQSLPDSLLSGGPSLASIPDSLNSSSSSLPPIPDILSPMPVYPAGVLLVCNSCMAYQQLVEGQSPMRKWALRRKNEPIEARLQRLERERTAKKNKRACETDEERELRRLRDREAKRMQRMQESEEQRARRLQRDREAMRVKRANETPEKRQARLIREREAKRIKRRLEKIDPALRTQIEHDPAAMAALTADMSLFQFPCPMPVPSMDNGLFMKLP; the protein is encoded by the exons ATGCTGCAGCAACAACTCGCAGGAAGTCCAAGAGCAGGACAGCGTCTCAG GGCTGTGTTTGCCTCCATAGAAGACAGCGATAGTGACCTCGACAACCACGGCGAAGACTCGTCCTCCAACACGTCCGCTGACGACCACATGACCACCAAGAGATCAGAGTGCTGCCGACAAGGAGCAGGAGTtaaagag GAGTGCGAGGACGGGACCGACCACGGCAACAACTTTGTGTGTCCTCTCTGCACGCTGGACTTCAGCAGCCCCGAGAAGCTCATCTCACATGTCTACCAG CACACCACCATGATGACCAACACCAAGAGCTACATGTGCCCAGTGTGTGGGCGAGCCCTGAGTTCACCCGGCTCGCTGGGACGCCACCTCCTCATCCACTCCGAGGACCGTCTGTCCAACTGTGCGGTCTGTGGCGCCCGCTTCACGGACACCAGCAACTTCAGCAG AGAGAAACTGAAAGACGTCCTGGACACGGCCAGGATGGACGTCTCTGGCGGTCGGGACCCATGTTCCCTGTCCAGCAGCCCCATCACCAGTCCAGGTTCCGGTTCCTGCCGCGAGTCGGGCCCCAGCCGCAGTTCCTGTCAGGGTCCTTGCCACTGTGAAGCACCCGAGCTCAATCCCAGCCTGTGTCAAACCCATCGTAGCTGCCAGGGACCAGGTCACATGTCCAGCCAGTGTCAcggcccaggaccaggaccttGTGCCGGTTCTGACCAAGGACCCACCTTTCAATCTTTGCCCGACAGTCTGCTCTCCGGAGGGCCTTCTCTCGCGTCCATCCCAGATTCCCTTAACTCCTCTTCCTCGAGCCTTCCTCCCATCCCGGACATCCTGAGCCCGATGCCCGTGTACCCCGCCGGCGTGCTGCTGGTGTGCAACAGCTGCATGGCCTaccagcagctggtggagggcCAGTCCCCCATGAGGAAGTGGGCTCTGCGGAGGAAGAACGAACCCATCGAAGCCCGCCTGCAGCGCCTGGAGAGGGAGCGCACGGCCAAGAAGAACAAACGGGCGTGCGAGACGGACGAGGAGCGGGAGCTGAGGCGGCTGAGGGACCGCGAGGCCAAGCGCATGCAGCGCATGcaggagagcgaggagcagcGGGCGCGCAGGCTGCAGAGGGACAGGGAGGCCATGCGCGTCAAGAGGGCCAACGAGACGCCGGAGAAGAGGCAGGCCCGGCTGATCCGGGAGAGGGAGGCCAAGAGGATCAAGCGGCGCCTGGAGAAGATCGACCCGGCCCTGCGGACGCAGATCGAGCACGACCCGGCCGCCATGGCTGCCCTCACGGCGGATATGAGCCTCTTCCAGTTCCCCTGCCCCATGCCCGTCCCCTCCATGGACAACGGTCTGTTCATGAAGCTGCCCTGA
- the atxn1l gene encoding ataxin-1-like — protein sequence NQLRSATRSACLRRNGIFWSITAAAAVGGGTGGGGAGGTGGGSSAAVVGEDEVVPVQSSGASSDPQGAAASGEWLQTHPGLHYGGENSDGVPAVPVDQYSMLYKVALPSVTYAPTTLHPVLSHISSAYTVHSPLLQHPGLPYPPLGYAQIPHSSLQFVSSPYTAVPYALPPGFVPGSLISASGAIPQPHTVSHLVPYQSVIQEGVVSPPPQAQVSAHTFAKVAASGAMPLMLSSEQAAQQHLGAVGVLPAKDVSPRGMPVLYHAQGARAAIANRDAHASQHETEPEMNGREPEPGMREAVLELGHLAKNTRLEHGHDRGLLSRRLEERSSPGQPGTPDSDLEVQQVVGRLASSNHGAGGVRKEVSFAPLNLSQAAPRARNVQKDPVSYGDPRVSGLQQPTGPPGHAVLLANGQPVLVPLEYSLQHQLQAPQQHYAGQANHASAGRASPTAASSNPSFKASDSSARVCLPDRAEPAKAPPQRPDAAQAPPPSLAPAPASGNPSHFMKGAIIQLATGELKRVEDLQTHDFMRSAEVSGGLKIDSSMVVDVRASQQRPGLVSLQFTVGEQQSKVTIDVPPEHPFFVFGQGWSSCSPERTAQLYGLACHHLQVGDVCVSITLQPPPPPQKPPEHHHAQQQQQQQQQSLARTISKIGATPGPVHQLMGPPAPQQARPQSHFRVHRDRSRDGDKDGDREDAAHFGVAGHNESPLRPSRTPAEHPRGQGGYLSHAQGAALAGAGMAPVQASLGASQRRWSSPGLQRYNMKGDEGLRPQISTSGHSRPSFIPQEVKLSIEGRSNAGK from the exons AACCAGCTCAGGAGCGCAACCAGGAGTGCCTGCCTCCGAAGAAACGGGATCTTCTGGTCAAtaacagcggcggcggcggtggggggggggaccggcGGGGGTGGCGCTGGAGGCACCGGCGGTGGGAGTAGCGCCGCTGTCGTCGGTGAGGATGAAGTGGTTCCTGTTCAGAGCTCCGGAGCCTCCAGCGACCCTCAGGGAGCAGCTGCGTCTGGGGAGTGGCTGCAGACTCATCCGGGGCTTCATTACGGAGGGGAGAATTCCGACGGCGTGCCGGCGGTGCCCGTCGACCAGTACAGCATGCTCTATAAAGTGGCTCTGCCTTCCGTCACCTACGCCCCCACCACCCTCCACCCAGTCTTGAGCCACATCTCTTCAGCCTACACGGTCCACTCGCCTCTCCTGCAGCATCCCGGTCTTCCCTACCCTCCTCTCGGCTACGCCCAGATCCCTCATTCCTCTCTCCAGTTCGTCAGTTCGCCGTATACGGCGGTACCATACGCCCTACCGCCCGGGTTCGTCCCGGGATCGTTGATCTCGGCATCGGGCGCCATTCCCCAGCCCCACACGGTATCCCATCTCGTCCCTTATCAGTCTGTCATACAAGAGGGGGTCGTTTCCCCGCCCCCGCAGGCTCAGGTATCCGCTCACACCTTCGCCAAAGTCGCAGCGTCCGGCGCCATGCCGCTGATGCTCTCGTCGGAGCAAGCCGCCCAACAGCACCTCGGTGCCGTGGGGGTCCTGCCTGCGAAAGACGTCAGCCCTCGGGGGATGCCGGTCCTGTACCACGCTCAGGGGGCCAGGGCGGCCATCGCCAACAGAGACGCTCACGCCTCCCAACACGAGACGGAGCCGGAGATGAACGGCAGGGAGCCGGAGCCGGGAATGAGGGAGGCGGTTCTGGAGCTGGGCCACCTCGCTAAGAACACGCGTCTGGAGCACGGCCACGACAGAGGCCTGCTgagcaggaggctggaggagaggagctcgCCGGGCCAGCCCGGCACTCCTGACAGTGACCTGGAG GTGCAGCAGGTGGTCGGCCGCTTGGCGTCCTCCAACCACGGCGCCGGCGGAGTGCGGAAGGAAGTCTCCTTCGCTCCGCTCAACCTCTCTCAGGCGGCGCCCAGAGCCCGAAATGTCCAGAAAGACCCGGTGAGTTACGGCGACCCCAGAGTGAGCGGTCTGCAGCAGCCGACGGGACCGCCCGGCCACGCCGTCCTGCTGGCCAATGGGCAGCCGGTTCTGGTCCCCCTGGAGTACTCCCTgcagcatcagctccaggcgCCCCAGCAACACTACGCGGGTCAGGCGAACCACGCCTCAGCGGGCCGCGCCTCCCCCACCGCGGCGTCCTCTAACCCCAGCTTTAAAGCCTCCGATTCCTCAGCCAGAGTGTGCCTCCCCGACAGGGCGGAGCCGGCGAAGGCGCCGCCGCAGCGTCCCGACGCGGCTCAGGCCCCGCCTCCCAGCTTGGCCCCCGCCCCCGCCAGCGGCAACCCGTCGCACTTCATGAAGGGCGCCATCATCCAACTGGCCACCGGGGAGCTGAAGCGCGTGGAAGACCTGCAGACGCACGACTTCATGCGCAGCGCCGAGGTCAGCGGCGGGCTGAAGATCGACTCCAGCATGGTGGTGGACGTGCGCGCCAGCCAGCAGCGGCCCGGCCTGGTGTCGCTGCAGTTCACCGTGGGCGAGCAGCAGAGCAAAGTGACCATCGACGTGCCGCCGGAGCACCCGTTTTTCGTGTTCGGCCAGGGCTGGTCGTCCTGCAGCCCCGAGCGCACGGCCCAGCTCTACGGCTTGGCGTGCCACCACCTGCAGGTGGGCGACGTGTGCGTGTCCATCAcgctgcagccgccgccgccgccgcagaaACCGCCGGAGCACCATcacgcgcagcagcagcagcagcagcagcagcagagcctggcGAGGACTATCAGCAAGATCGGCGCCACGCCGGGACCCGTTCACCAGCTCATGGGGCCTCCCGCGCCTCAGCAGGCGCGGCCGCAGTCGCATTTCCGCGTCCACCGAGATCGGTCAAGAGACGGAGACAAAGACGGCGACAGGGAGGACGCCGCACACTTTGGGGTGGCGGGGCACAACGAGTCGCCCCTCAGACCCAGCAGGACGCCAGCGGAGCACCCGCGGGGCCAGGGCGGCTACCTCTCGCACGCGCAGGGCGCCGCGCTGGCGGGCGCGGGGATGGCGCCCGTGCAGGCGTCTCTAGGTGCTTCTCAAAGACGCTGGTCCTCGCCGGGCCTCCAAAGATACAATATGAAGGGAGACGAGGGGCTGCGCCCTCAGATCAGCACCTCCGGCCACTCCAGGCCCTCCTTCATCCCACAGGAGGTCAAGCTGTCCATCGAGGGCCGCTCCAACGCAGGGAAGTAG